The DNA window TCCTGTGCTTCACATTTAGTCTGTGAGATATAAGACTGAGGAATTAGGTGTATCAGCTATGAAAAGGGTTGAACGTGTCGGATTACTGTGCTTGTTGGTCACTCTTCAAGGGTTGACTTTCGCTTATGCATGGAACATACTCGATCAAATTGAGAGGGCTCTATGGGATACGAGGATGGATTACAAGGCTCTAGTCTATAGAACAGAAGGGCTCATTATAGATTATGGACTTGACCCTCCATCTGCTCCAATTTGGATACTATTCGCCTTGGCGATTTCGTTGACAGCAATATTGCTTGTTGACGCAATCAACAACCAAACAGGTCGAGCAAAGACCTAGCTCTACTTCCATCTGTACGCGGATGTAGTTGGATTTCAACTTCGTCTTATCCTGTACCGTTCAGGCTTGGTTTCTGGATTTCTCTCGATGATGCGCCTTGCTTCAAGGTCGAGTTTTACAACTTCAGTGTACCATGGAACGGAGCCATCAAGTTTACCCCTTAAAGCAGCTCCCACACATTTAGTCAAATCAGTGTGCGGCAGTTCTCTCTTGCCCAGGCAATCCAAAATCGATGCTTTAACCATGTCGTACTTCGCTTTACTAATGCTCCAACCCTTCTTTCCAGAAGGATGCCGAGTCGATATTTTCTCTTCGCCCATAGCACTCACTAAGGAACATACGTCTTATCTTTTTAAGACCTATCCGACAATCAGACACTTCTCATGTGACAAACATTCAGGAAGAAGAAGGCCTTAAGGGTCAGTTGCCTTCTTCTTCCACACAATTTTCCAGCTTGTTGTTGTTACCAAAGCCATTGAGTCAATAACAACTTCACTTCTTAAGCCTCTCGAGCGCAGCTGCAACTATTAGTGGAAACGCTATTGTCGCGTCGCAAATGACTGTCACAGCTTTGCCTTTCGGTTTGACCTTGCCCCAGCTTATGGCTTCTTCCAAAGAGGCGCCGCTCAATCCGCCTGGCTCAGGTCTGTCCATAGTTATCTGCACGGCAGCGTCCACGCCTTCACGAAAAGTGTTGGCGAATAAAGCGAAGTGTTTGGGCACGCCGCCGCCTAAAATGATAATCCCAACTTTCTTAGCGTCATACACTTTGTCCATCAGTGCCTTGGTGTCCAGAAATGGGTCAATGCACAACGTCTTGTCCTGTCCAAACATCCACATCTGGAACCCAGCGATTGAGTCAATAAATGCGGGGCATATGATCGGCACATTCTTCTGGGCAGCCGCAGCTAAAATCGAGTTCTTGTCCTTGATTCTCTTCCCAATTTCACAGAGCAATTCAGCGCCCGAAATGCGCTTTCTCTTCTCTTCAGGTATGGCTTCCACGGTTTGGTTGAGCCATTTTTCCAATGCTTGAAATGCTTTCTGTTCGATGTATATGTCGCCGATGCGCCCAATGTTCTCCTTTCTAAGCCTTCTATCTTCAGCCTGAAACGAACCAACCAAATGCCTGTAGCCTAAAGCTTCAACCATGTCGTGAACCATGTTGGCTCCAGTGGTAACCAACACGTCCATGTGCTCGTTCTCGATAAGGTCATGGATGATGCGCCTAAATCCCGCGGGCACTAAAGCGCCTGATAACGTCAAGAACACCGTGTAATCTGAATTCCTGAACATCTCGGTGACAAGTTCGCATGCTGCTCCGAGTTTTCCAGCTCCCAAAACCCCGGTAGAATTCATTTGTTC is part of the Candidatus Bathyarchaeia archaeon genome and encodes:
- a CDS encoding deoxyhypusine synthase encodes the protein MRNVKHMRLQSGMSVDDLVEQMNSTGVLGAGKLGAACELVTEMFRNSDYTVFLTLSGALVPAGFRRIIHDLIENEHMDVLVTTGANMVHDMVEALGYRHLVGSFQAEDRRLRKENIGRIGDIYIEQKAFQALEKWLNQTVEAIPEEKRKRISGAELLCEIGKRIKDKNSILAAAAQKNVPIICPAFIDSIAGFQMWMFGQDKTLCIDPFLDTKALMDKVYDAKKVGIIILGGGVPKHFALFANTFREGVDAAVQITMDRPEPGGLSGASLEEAISWGKVKPKGKAVTVICDATIAFPLIVAAALERLKK